The following proteins are co-located in the Solea solea chromosome 21, fSolSol10.1, whole genome shotgun sequence genome:
- the LOC131448758 gene encoding speckle-type POZ protein, whose translation MSRVPSPPPPAEMSSGPVAESWCYTQIKVVKFSYMWTINNFSFCREEMGEVIKSSTFSSGANDKLKWCLRVNPKGLDEESKDYLSLYLLLVSCPKAEVRAKFKFSILNAKGEETKAMESQRAYRFVQGKDWGFKKFIRRDFLLDEANGLLPDDKLTLFCEVSVVQDSVNISGQNTMNMVKVPDCRLADELGGLWENSRFTDCSLCVAGQEFQAHKAILAARSPVFSAMFEHEMEESKKNRVEINDVEPEVFKEMMCFIYTDKAPNLDKMADDLLAAADKYALERLKVMCEDALCTSLSVENAAEILILADLHSADQLKTQAVDFINYHAAEVMETAGWKSMVASHPHLVAEAYRSLASAQCPFLGPPRKRLKQS comes from the exons ATGTCAAGAGTCCCGAGTCCCCCTCCCCCTGCGGAAATGTCCAGCGGGCCTGTGGCCGAGAGCTGGTGTTACACACAG ATCAAAGTGGTGAAGTTCTCTTACATGTGGACCATCAACAACTTCAGCTTCTGTCGCGAGGAGATGGGCGAGGTCATCAAGAGCTCCACCTTCTCGTCTGGGGCCAATGACAAGCTGAAATG GTGTTTGCGAGTGAATCCCAAGGGCCTCGATGAGGAGAGTAAAGACTACCTGTCTCTCTACCTGCTGCTGGTCAGCTGTCCAAAGGCGGAGGTGCGCGCCAAGTTCAAGTTCTCCATTCTCAACGCCAAGGGTGAGGAGACCAAAGCCATGG AAAGCCAGAGAGCATATCGCTTTGTCCAGGGGAAGGACTGGGGATTTAAAAAGTTCATCCGGAGAGACTTCCTCCTTGATGAGGCCAACGGACTTCTACCTGACGACAAGCTGACACTCTTCTGTGAG GTGAGTGTGGTGCAAGACTCGGTCAACATATCTGGCCAGAACACCATGAACATGGTAAAGGTGCCTGACTGCAGGCTAGCAGACGAACTTGGGGGCCTGTGGGAGAACTCGCGCTTCACAGACTGCTCGCTCTGTGTGGCTGGACAGGAGTTCCAGGCTCACAAAGCCATCCTGGCAG CACGATCCCCAGTATTCAGCGCCATGTTTGAGCATGAGATGGAGGAGAGCAAAAAG aACCGCGTGGAGATCAACGATGTGGAGCCCGAGGTTTTTAAAGAGATGATGTGCTTCATTTACACAGACAAGGCTCCCAACCTGGACAAGATGGCCGATGACTTGCTGGCAGCAGCTGACAAG TATGCCCTGGAGAGACTGAAGGTGATGTGTGAGGATGCTCTGTGCACCAGTCTGTCTGTGGAAAATGCTGCTGAGATCCTCATCCTGGCTGACCTGCACAGTGCTGACCAGCTCAAAACACAGGCTGTTGACTTCATCAACTA CCACGCTGCAGAGGTGATGGAGACGGCCGGCTGGAAGTCCATGGTGGCGTCTCATCCTCACCTTGTGGCAGAAGCCTACCGCTCGCTGGCCTCGGCCCAGTGTCCGTTCCTCGGACCCCCACGCAAACGCCTCAAACAGTCCTAA